GCACGTTGCACGGGCATTGGAGTGGGCACGGTTTGAGGCACCAAGGAGTTGCGATGCTGTGTGTGCTGCAGCGTCATGTGTTGCTGGGCATTGTCCACATAAAGGCGCAGAAAGGGATGTTCCAGCAACTCCGAGGCAGACAGCGTGCGATCCGAATTGCATCTAAAACAACAGAAATTAAagccaaaaaataattatacacaTATTCTGTCATTAGATAGGATATTCTGCCAATGCAtatactttaatattaaagtatattttaaagtatatttttttaactgattttaAGAACTACAAGACGTTAAAACAAAATAGGAAAGCaagtataaaaacatatttattagcaatattaaatatatctaataccgtatttttaaagtgtttaaaattcgtttaaaaaaaatatgtaaggcaactataatttgtaatataattGTGAAATTCTATTGCCACTCACTTGTCCACAAAGTCGCGCATCTCGTAGCTGTTCGTGGGCATCAGCGTCTCCACGAGGGCACCCAATGCTGGTAAATCCCCTCGGCTGCTGCTCTGCCCAGCGCCGCCAATTAGCTCCAATAAATTGGGCACCAGAGAGAAATCGGTGCAACGTATGTTTCCAGCATTGTCCATAAACACGGTGCTGTCCAACAGATGACTATGGGAGACGCCCTTGTTGTGCAGAAAAACTAGGGCATCCAGCACACCGCGGGCCACCATTCGAGCACCATCCATGCACCAGCCCAATGTCGAGGAGATGCTGAAGACACTTGTGCCAAGCAGGAAATCCTGTACCAAATAAAGTAGTAATCCCTCCTTGCGTTTGATGCACAACACGCACTCATACTGTATTAGATTCTTGTGCTGAAGCTGCGACAGAGTTGCAACCTGTTTCTCTATGGAGGCTATCAACTCATCCACCCGATGGTTGCCCACACATTTGGACTCTGTGCTCCAATGACACTTGCCATTGGCATTGCACGGCTGCTCGATCTGCGAGTACTTGATGTTCCACTCAGTTATATAGAGCAGTTGTCCACTGTGCATATCGATGCCCGTGTAGGCGATGCAACCGCGTTGAGAATGTCCTGcaagaacaaattaaattcagtataaataattctaaaaGAAACTAAATCTGCTTAGGAGAGAGACGAGGAAGCAGCTGTGAAATTTAAGATTATAATACGTTTAAAGCTgggctttaatttttaaactgttgCATGAAAGTGTTATCACACAATgattactttttgaaaaattaaaataataaaatatttgttttttttttttttgaaaagtttcaatttattttttaatcttttattaaACGTACATGGTCTGCAATGGAATTAATTgtacttttaacttttattatttagatcACTTCATAAGAGCAGGTTCATATTACAAAGtagtatacatattttattttctgaccATTTATTCTtcacaaaatttgtataatgtggataaaagaaaattcgttatgaaataaaaataaaaagctggtataaatgaaattaaaattttaaaatagttttccaAGCTGACAATTTTTAGGATTTATTCGCGGATACCTGAACATGAGGTGCGAAGTCATAGATGATGGTTTTGGGAGCAACAAATCCGCCAAAGCCAGGACTAGACTTATAGTAGAGGCCAATGCCAGCTAACGGTGCTGGGGGATTGGATACAACATCCTGTACATCAATAAATGGTATGGTAGTTTGTGCCGCATCCTTATCCATTCCAGAGTTGACAAAGTCAAGATATTGGTTATGCTTCGACAGTGGCAAAGACTTTATATTTGTACGCGTCGACATGTCCAGACTAtcaagatttaatttttgcctATTATTGTCGTCAATTAAGTGCCACTTCGGTTGAAGAAGCTTTCCAGTTGCGAAatcaaatttagaaatttgtgCCATGAGATTCAGATGTGAGCCCAATACACGGAAACGTAATCCGGTTACCACAGAACTGTTGTCATTCGGGTTCATAATATTATCCAGATCCATGGAACGGCTCGAATAGTTCATTGTATGATAATCCACTCCATTGACTATATTTGCATCAGTTATCTGGTATTCATCAACAGGTTTCCACTCGAGCGTCTTATCATCGATGACGCCGCGAGGCATAAGTTTTCCCTGTTGTATTTGTAAATGGAATACACGATTCTTCTTCACAAACCGCAGTCCAGTCACCACCTTATTCCCCTCGACATCAGCAATGGCCTCTCGTAGATTGAAGTATCGATCAGATTTCGGACCCTGCTCGTCACAGAGGCAGAAACAGTAGCTGCATTTCTGGACAATCCAACGGTGCCAGCTTTCCACTTTATTCGTAGTGCCTCGCTCACATTTTTTGCTCTGTCCCAGAACTCGTCCATTGTCATATTGAATGTAGTCGTAGCGACGACTGCTTCCACTTGGAGACTGACACACCGTCATATCGGAATCGACAAACTGGCAATTGCGCACAATACCCGTACACTCGGGCTGTTGTAGTTGGTGGGGATAGTTAAAACTCTCGCTTCGTGCATAATTATAATCAGAACAGGTTGAGGTGCAAGACCAATCCCTATTCAGTTCCACTTCGTTGGCAAGAAAGCCTTGCAACAATCTTGTAACCTCATCGTAGGTAACCTTAGGGATATGTTCATCGGGATCACAACGCCAGACAATTCGACTCGAACTTTCCATCGCCTTCCTGAGTGAATTAATAGCTCGTTCGGTACGATTTCCATAATCCCAACGTAGTATTTCCGCTTCTTGGGAATAATTTGCTTGGCCATAGTTTCGAAGGATCGGCCAGGAGAACTCGATCATAGTATACCCCTTCAGTTCCGTTAGTGCAATATCCGTATACAGTGAgtacaaaaattgttgtgtCGACTGCTGCGATTGACAGATTCCCTTAGACTCTTCATAGTTTTGTGCCAATAACCGAAGGACATTGTCCGATGTCGATGCATTAAACTTGCCTCTTCCATTGATAAACAGCATCGTATGCAAGCGATCCATTAAATGAGGTACAGAATGAGTACTTGGGTTAACTGTCCATTCGGCAAACTGTACGAGTGTGTTATTCTCGAGCTTATCCTGGTTGACTTCATATTTCTTCATTTGCTCATACCGTACTGAAATACTATTCATTGTGTCTAATATCTCGCTAAATGTATGCATTAACGGTATATTTTGTGTAGTAAAACTTTTAACTGAATCCGTCGCCATTTTAGCGTATTGATAATTCTGCTCATCCTtctgatttatttgatttctgaTGTCCTTGAAACGATCCataatttgtttagttttagaaTCATCATTTTTGCCCATTCCTATATCTACAACTGTTACGCCATCCTGCACAGCATCAGATATATCTTTAATGGTGCCTATAATAGCCACGGCACCTGTTGCAATCTCGACCAATTGTGATGAGCATTGACCAAAGATCATCAATATCCCCACAAACTTTAGCACCGTCATGTTTTACGACGCTGcgctttatattttaatttaaagttaaacatAGAAATCGGCTAGACAACTGACACTCTCGATTTGCAGATACGCTTTTATAGCAAGACGCTTGTTATCAATatagtaaatatgtatgcatcAATATTTGTGTGGGAttaccaaatatatataactacaTAATAAGTACACATAATTAAATCTACTATCAATTTTTgagaataatttatataatataattaaagtgcAAACTCGATATAATGGACAATTAATTCCAAAGGAGAGTCCGATTTACTGGAGTAACGGGTTTACCTGGCTAAAAAAAGCCGAcctcaaaactaaaaaaaatattttgtcttttatttaattttgtagtattatattaaagtttttcaaattataaatatattataaataaaaaaatttatttatattaatatctttttgattattatttgtatatccgttgattaaaaatacgcaaaagggtttattgtatttgttaaaatCTACGTAACAGAGAGAAGGAGGTCTCTTCAACCTCAAATCGAAAAAACCACCACTTAtactttataaaatacatataatttagTCTTTTGATAATTATCTatcaactttttaatttgcaacaaaattgcCGATCCAATTATTGTGAGATGTTTTTGGTTGTTTGAGATGAACTTTTTGACCTAGTTATTTCCCATCGCCGATTACGTCTATCCCAAATTTTTTGGAATTATATTGGACTTTTGAATCAACTGATTATAATAAATCTCAtaaaatgctaattaaaatatgtttccATTGGCATAACTTAATGCCAccgaaaaatttttaatgaaaaaattttttagcttgctctattttttgcaattctagtgaaattatattatgttagcACTACTTGCCCAACGGCATCTAAGTGCTTGAGCACATGGTATTTAACTGTCGAGAGCGCTCGACTGATCCACttgatttaaatgtaaaagctCTGCAAGAGAATTTAATGTActttaagcttttatttttttttgctcataaTATAACAGTTCATATGTATTACCAAGTATACAGAAATTTtcctttacattttattctttacacatattcaattaatattgataaaatgaaCTTATTTTGAATTACTCCATGTTTTTAGGAACTGGAGTTTGACACCCGAACGTGAGGTGCGAAGTTATAGGTGATGATTTTGGGAGCCACAAAGCCGGCATACCTTGGACTGGATTTATAGTAGATGCCAATGCCGACTAACGGTGCTGGGGGATTGGATACAACATCCTGTATATCGATAAATGGAACCGTTGATTGTGCCACATCCTGACCAATTCCGGAATTGACAAAGTCAAGATATTGGTTATGCTTCGATCGTGGCAATGATTTGACAAATGAACGTGTCGGCACATCCAGATTATctagatttaatttttccctATTTTCATCGTCATTAGATTGCCATACACTGTTGGCTTTCGGTTGAAGAAGCTTTCCGGTTTCGAAATCAAACTTACAAATTTGTGCCATGAGATTCAGATGTGAGCCCAATACACGGAAACGTATTCCGGTTACCACAGAACTGTTGTCATTCGAGCTCATAATATTATCCAGATCTATGGAACGGCTCGAATAGTTCATTGTGTGATAATCCACTCCATTGACTATATCTGCACCATCGATCTCGTATTTATCAACGGGTTTCCACTCGAGCGTCTTATCATCGATGACGCCACGAGGCATAAGTTTTCCCTGTTGTATTTGTAAATGGAATATACGATTCTTCTTCACAAACCTCAGTCCAGTCACCACCTTATTCTCCTCGATATCAGCAATGGCCTCTCGTAGATTGAAGTATCGATCAGATTTCGGACCATGCTCGTCACAGAGGCAGAAACAGTAGCTGCATTTCTGGAAAATCCAACGATGCCAGCTTTCCACTTTATTCGTAGTGCCTCGCTCacattttttgctttgtcCCAGAACTCGTCCATTGTCATATTGAATGTAGTCGTAGCGACGACTGCTTCCGCTTGGAGCCTGACACACTGTCATATCGAAATCGTCAGACTGACAATTGTAGACATTACCCGAGCACTTGGGCTGTTGTCCACAAAACTTGGAACCACTCTCGAAGCAGCCCTCGCTACGTGCATTTTGATAATAGCCACAGGTCTCAGTGCATGACCCGTCGCTGCTTAGATCCACTTCGTTCTCAATATAGCCTTGGAGTAATCGTGTTACCTCTTCGTAGGTTACCTTAGGGATATGTTCTTTGGGATCACAACGCCACACAATTTGATTTCTTCCTTCCATCGCCTTCCTGAGTGCATTGTAAACAATTTCGGTGCGATTTCCATAATCCCATCGAGTATGCTTCGTGTACTGGGGACCCTTTTCTTTTCCAACGAGTCGAAGAATCACAATCCCGGACTCCATCAAAGTGTAGGCCTTCAGCTGGGTGAGTGCAATATACGCATACAGTGTgtacaaaaattgttgtgtCGATTGTTTTGATCTGCACATTTCGTTAGATTCCTCATAGTTTTGCGCCAgaatgctaaaaatattttctgataACGATGCGTTTTCTTTACCAACCAGGGCttcataaaatttgtatattgtatgTGGAATTGAATCAGTTTTCGAGCCAGTTGCATATTCGGCAGCACTTATGAGTGTGTCAGTCTCCAAATAGACAATGAGCACCTCTGAACAAATACTTCGCTCATACACATCTGAAATATAACGCATTTCATCCAAACGGACCCCAAACATTGGCGTCGTATTTTTGACAACACGCTTACTTAGAGAACCAAGAGCTATTTTCGCGTATTTTGAATACTGCGCTTCCGTCTcatcaatttgaatgcagatctCCTTGAAAGGTTTCAGTAAGTCGCCAAGTTTATTCTTGTCCATATCAACTTTAGTATCGCCCTCCTCCGGTAATTGTATACTATCTGCGACCGTTTTTACATTTTGGGCAATGCGATGTAGTTTAGATATTATATCCAAGGTAACCGTTGATGTGCATTGACCAAAGCTGATCAAAATCACCAGTAACGGCACCAGTAACTTTAGCTTCTTCATAGTTTTAAACGTTGTGTTTTTTACTCAAATTATAAACGTTGAACTTGACTGGACAAGAGATAATTCTGATTTTGAGACACTTAATCAACACGTCCATTCCAAGCGACACAAAAATGGCGATTAAGTTTAAGGAAAAATGTGAACAGCTCatgttttaaatgaaataaattcagaCCCTGTGTTTAACAAACGTTAAAAGTGTCTATAAAGCTTGtcagaaaaatttgtattcttatTGTAGCTTGAATTTAGAAAAccgaaaatataataatataaccaTTATTTTATATGTCATAATACTATTTTAAAGGCTTCGagaattacaaaaacttttttggataAATTTGGGGCCAAAaccgacga
The genomic region above belongs to Drosophila innubila isolate TH190305 chromosome 3R unlocalized genomic scaffold, UK_Dinn_1.0 2_E_3R, whole genome shotgun sequence and contains:
- the LOC117789659 gene encoding uncharacterized protein LOC117789659 — protein: MHTFSEILDTMNSISVRYEQMKKYEVNQDKLENNTLVQFAEWTVNPSTHSVPHLMDRLHTMLFINGRGKFNASTSDNVLRLLAQNYEESKGICQSQQSTQQFLYSLYTDIALTELKGYTMIEFSWPILRNYGQANYSQEAEILRWDYGNRTERAINSLRKAMESSSRIVWRCDPDEHIPKVTYDEVTRLLQGFLANEVELNRDWSCTSTCSDYNYARSESFNYPHQLQQPECTGIVRNCQFVDSDMTVCQSPSGSSRRYDYIQYDNGRVLGQSKKCERGTTNKVESWHRWIVQKCSYCFCLCDEQGPKSDRYFNLREAIADVEGNKVVTGLRFVKKNRVFHLQIQQGKLMPRGVIDDKTLEWKPVDEYQITDANIVNGVDYHTMNYSSRSMDLDNIMNPNDNSSVVTGLRFRVLGSHLNLMAQISKFDFATGKLLQPKWHLIDDNNRQKLNLDSLDMSTRTNIKSLPLSKHNQYLDFVNSGMDKDAAQTTIPFIDVQDVVSNPPAPLAGIGLYYKSSPGFGGFVAPKTIIYDFAPHVQVSANKS
- the LOC117789658 gene encoding uncharacterized protein LOC117789658 gives rise to the protein MKKLKLLVPLLVILISFGQCTSTVTLDIISKLHRIAQNVKTVADSIQLPEEGDTKVDMDKNKLGDLLKPFKEICIQIDETEAQYSKYAKIALGSLSKRVVKNTTPMFGVRLDEMRYISDVYERSICSEVLIVYLETDTLISAAEYATGSKTDSIPHTIYKFYEALVGKENASLSENIFSILAQNYEESNEMCRSKQSTQQFLYTLYAYIALTQLKAYTLMESGIVILRLVGKEKGPQYTKHTRWDYGNRTEIVYNALRKAMEGRNQIVWRCDPKEHIPKVTYEEVTRLLQGYIENEVDLSSDGSCTETCGYYQNARSEGCFESGSKFCGQQPKCSGNVYNCQSDDFDMTVCQAPSGSSRRYDYIQYDNGRVLGQSKKCERGTTNKVESWHRWIFQKCSYCFCLCDEHGPKSDRYFNLREAIADIEENKVVTGLRFVKKNRIFHLQIQQGKLMPRGVIDDKTLEWKPVDKYEIDGADIVNGVDYHTMNYSSRSIDLDNIMSSNDNSSVVTGIRFRVLGSHLNLMAQICKFDFETGKLLQPKANSVWQSNDDENREKLNLDNLDVPTRSFVKSLPRSKHNQYLDFVNSGIGQDVAQSTVPFIDIQDVVSNPPAPLVGIGIYYKSSPRYAGFVAPKIITYNFAPHVRVSANKS